From Aspergillus fumigatus Af293 chromosome 5, whole genome shotgun sequence, a single genomic window includes:
- a CDS encoding SWI5/SAE3 family protein, with product MASPGTNSPMQQTTENSDILDLAHLTSEQQTKRDKKIKALQASISDLHSQTAQLEAQVAEIKAKLKHDPSTTVKRHIRLLHEYNEIKDIGQGLMGLIADARGVRQVDVQREFGVGDRD from the exons ATGGCCTCTCCAGGGACGAATAGCCCCATGCAGCAAACCACCGAAAACAGCGATATACTAGACCTCGCGCATCTAACCTCCGAACAGCAGACCAAACGGGACAAAAAGATC AAAGCACTACAGGCCTCCATCTCGGACCTCCACTCGCAAACCGCTCAACTCGAAGCTCAAGTCGCAGAGATCAAAGCGAAGTTGAA ACATGATCCCTCAACTACAGTGAAACGCCATATCCGTCTGCTCCACGAGTACAATGAGATCAAGGACATCGGACAGGGTCTGATGGGTCTCATAGCAGACGCGCGGGGGGTGCGACAGGTTGATGTGCAGAGGGAGTTTGGGGTGGGGGATCGAGATTGA
- a CDS encoding Ytp1 family protein has product MMGMLDLRGALVALLLASSVVAHGGHESVPEGAAVSKDPIDSTLWIHMILMGFTFGIIFPLGMVLGIVRSRWHVPLQIVGTVIAVVAYFLGHAHKGRQFGKNVHASFANLLMLMLVVQVVIGLYLKLHLSKGFHGRIRRFFVVLHGVLGKAMPIVSWTQMLFGGIAANGFCQGDHLGQCLAHFIMGSAFIAYGIMLTILLLVGQYWLRRTGRSQEFFDSLVIAAWGCVNTFTEHRWGGPWVHNDLQHTTMGIVWWCAGLLGIWMSRKRNGRPKRNLIPAIVILLTGYAMSAHPQTLMISTMVHTIFGYTLMAAGFTRIVEIAFVLKDKNTVSLDGSDPSSFQYLPPFLLYASGFLFMGATEEQMQLLHDAGITHVSYVLILYSIAFILFLFVNILLHIYAVHAWPNSAKPSAHSRSSSTTDTVQDSTYINGHARSASETQQVHDAEAFELQGLISDEEDEDVPGNRNHSMGPRKAEDEESTPLVGKEASSA; this is encoded by the exons atgatgggtaTGTTGGACCTACGAGGGGCGCTTGTTGCCCTTCTCTTGGCATCGTCCGTCGTGGCTCATGGCGGCCACGAGAGTGTCCCAGAGGGTGCCGCCGTCTCCAAAGATCCTATT GACTCGACATTATGGATTCATATGATCTTGATGGGATTTACCtttggcatcatcttccctcTGGGAATGGTACTTGGG ATTGTTCGTTCCCGGTGGCATGTCCCTCTTCAGATCGTCGGCACGGTTATCGCAGTCGTTGCATACTTCCTAGGCCACGCTCACAAGGGCCGTCAGTTCGGAAAGAACGTGCATGCCTCGTTCGCGAACCTGTTGATGCTTATGCTTGTGGTGCAAGTCGTTATCGGTCTTTATCTCAAGCTACATCTCTCCAAAGGATTCCATGGTCGGATCCGTCGGTTCTTCGTGGTGCTTCACGGCGTTCTCGGCAAGGCGATGCCGATTGTTAGCTGGACGCAGATGCTCTTCGGGGGTATCGCGGCGAATGGCTTCTGCCAGGGTGATCATCTCGGACAATGTCTGGCGCATTTCATCATGGGCAGTGCGTTCATTGCCTATGGTATCATGCTTACTATCCTGCTGCTCGTTGGTCAGTACTGGTTGCGCCGCACCGGCCGCAGTCAAGAGTTCTTCGACTCCCTGGTCATCGCGGCCTGGGGATGCGTCAACACCTTTACGGAGCATCGTTGGGGAGGACCATGGGTACACAATGATCTGCAGCATACCACTATGGGCATCGTCTGGTGGTGTGCAGGTCTTTTGGGTATTTGgatgagcaggaagagaaaTGGCCGCCCCAAGCGGAATCTCATCCCCGCAATCGTCATTCTGCTGACCGGCTATGCGATGTCGGCTCATCCCCAGACGTTGATGATCAGCACCATGGTTCACACCATTTTTGGCTACACATTGATGGCTGCGGGTTTTACCAGAATCGTTGAGATTGCCTTTGTGCTGAAAGACAAAAATACTGTGAGTCTCGACGGCTCGGACCCTAGTAGCTTCCAATATCTGCCTCCTTTT CTCCTGTACGCCTCTGGCTTCCTGTTCATGGGTGCAACAGAGGAGCAAATGCAGCTGCTCCACGATGCTGGAATCACCCATGTGTCCTATGTTCTGATCTTGTACAGCATTGCCTTCATTCTTTTCCTCT TCGTCAATATCCTTCTACATATTTACGCTGTCCACGCATGGCCCAACTCCGCCAAGCCATCTGCCCATTCTCGATCTTCAAGCACCACAGACACGGTTCAGGACTCTACCTATATTAACGGCCACGCCCGCTCGGCGTCCGAGACTCAGCAGGTCCATGACGCCGAGGCGTTTGAGTTGCAGGGTCTTAtctccgacgaagaagatgaggacgtGCCCGGTAACCGAAACCACTCCATGGGTCCCAGAAAAGCGGAAGACGAAGAAAGCACCCCTTTGGTTGGAAAGGAGGCGTCGTCGGCCTGA